One Glutamicibacter mishrai genomic window carries:
- a CDS encoding DUF7218 family protein: protein MAGKGKSRIKDEELYEELREEGNSKQKSARIANAAARDGRSEVGKRGGKSGDYEDWTVEELQDRAKEIGVEGRSKMRKAELIDALRNS from the coding sequence ATGGCAGGCAAGGGCAAGAGCCGGATTAAGGATGAGGAACTCTACGAGGAGCTGCGCGAGGAGGGGAACTCCAAGCAGAAGTCGGCGCGCATCGCCAATGCCGCCGCCCGCGATGGCCGCTCCGAGGTGGGCAAGCGCGGCGGCAAATCCGGGGACTACGAGGACTGGACCGTCGAGGAATTGCAGGACCGGGCCAAGGAAATCGGGGTTGAGGGCCGTTCGAAGATGCGCAAGGCCGAGCTCATCGATGCCCTGCGCAATTCATAG